From the genome of Helicoverpa zea isolate HzStark_Cry1AcR chromosome 1, ilHelZeax1.1, whole genome shotgun sequence, one region includes:
- the LOC124633265 gene encoding peroxidase-like — MIVKFTFYLLLGHFVVSQVIYDAYFGKPVKDERGKLLESLNLTTQCTVRVQPCDEHEGRRIDGTCVNPKYPSRGASPTPMLRLRSAKFGLGNSLRPAMNGSELPSARLLRTKILSDGFPEDYQFNTLATHVFVFSIVDVADLTVLLRYAIASDCCLGNTPNRVNPLCIPIPVPQDDPYLRRTGIRCMNLTRFSTFQEMGCIPNTLPAERYNLPTPLEDLSIVYGYTDARERQIRTYQGGLLKSEERDGVERPPGTSAICVNNRRPIENACYEFGDFYDGNVLSGIYLTAMWFYREHNRLARKLAVINPCWDDQKLFETARQINIAQWQYMLYYELMADILGRKNALETGVIYETTGYVNDFDEHSKPGVYHEYLIGTRWFHTFQDGRTDLYSKKGKYLGTRTTVDDEFRSGILEVNNTEADLTQGAFRQRAAKFDYTIEPDIAERVFGELQSASDLSAIDIMRGRDQGLPPYNEYRKICGLPVAHKFKDFEDTIYADKVEQLRRIYDNEVDDMELMVAIYSEKLLHGAWVGPTLFCIMVENLVNWRRSDRHFFENGQTHSALTLSQLNEVRTTSVARLLCDNGDGVEEIQPKALLNVSKKNKIVPCDHIPGMDLNKWLDPTCHLDKKDQHDHVTKKDQHSYDWKTNSYNPMWDGIGYGYKKK; from the exons GCAATGCACAGTGCGGGTGCAACCATGCGACGAGCACGAGGGTCGGCGCATCGACGGCACCTGCGTGAACCCCAAGTACCCCTCCCGAGGCGCCTCCCCTACCCCCATGCTAAGGCTGAGGTCAGCCAAGTTCGGACTCG GTAATAGCTTACGACCTGCCATGAACGGCTCCGAGCTACCATCAGCTCGTCTGCTGCGCACCAAGATCCTGAGTGATGGCTTCCCAGAAGACTACCAGTTCAATACCCTGGCCACTCACGTGTTCGTCTTCTCCATCGTGGATGTTGCTGACTTGACGGTGCTGC TTCGCTACGCTATCGCCAGCGACTGCTGCCTGGGCAACACGCCCAACCGAGTCAATCCTCTTTGCATACCCATACCAGTTCCTCAAGACGATCCCTACCTTCGGAGAACTGGCATCAGGTGCATGAACCTTACCAGATTCTCCACGTTTCAAGAGATGGGCTGCATACCCAACACCCTTCCTGCTGAACGA TACAATCTACCAACTCCGTTAGAAGACCTGTCAATTGTATACGGCTATACCGACGCTCGGGAGAGACAAATAAGAACATACCAAGGAGGACTGCTGAAGTCTGAAGAAAGAGACGGCGTGGAGAGACCACCGGGCACTTCTGCTATTTGCGTTAATAACCGAAGACCTATTGAGAACGCCTGCTATGAATTTG GTGACTTCTATGACGGGAACGTCCTATCTGGCATATACCTAACTGCGATGTGGTTCTACCGGGAACACAACAGGTTGGCACGTAAGTTGGCAGTGATCAACCCCTGCTGGGATGACCAGAAGCTGTTTGAGACCGCTCGCCAGATCAATATAGCTCAATGGCAGTATATGCTGTATTATGAACTGATGGCAGATATCTTAG GTCGAAAGAATGCCCTGGAGACTGGAGTAATATACGAGACGACTGGCTACGTCAATGATTTTGATGAGCACTCCAAGCCGGGAGTATACCACGAGTATCTGATTGGAACACGCTGGTTCCATACCTTCCAGGATGGAAGGACCGA CCTATACAGCAAGAAGGGTAAATACCTTGGCACCCGCACCACAGTTGACGATGAGTTCAGGAGCGGTATCCTTGAGGTGAATAACACTGAAGCAGACCTGACACAGGGTGCTTTCAGACAGAGAGCGGCCAAGTTTGATTACACCATTGAACCTGAT ATAGCGGAGCGTGTCTTCGGAGAATTACAATCAGCTTCAGATCTCAGCGCTATTGACATCATGAGGGGTCGTGACCAGGGCTTACCTCCGTACAACGAATACAGGAAGATATGCGGCTTGCCTGTAGCTCACAAGTTTAAGGACTTCGAAGATACCATCTACGCTGAC AAAGTGGAACAACTCCGTCGTATCTATGACAATGAAGTCGATGATATGGAGCTGATGGTAGCCATATACAGTGAGAAGCTGCTGCACGGTGCCTGGGTGGGACCGACCCTGTTCTGCATCATGGTGGAGAATCTCGTCAACTGGAGAAGATCCGACAGGCATTTCTTTGAAAATGGACAAACTCACTCTGCTTTAACTCTTT CCCAACTGAACGAAGTAAGGACTACCAGTGTAGCTCGGCTGCTTTGTGACAACGGCGATGGCGTAGAAGAAATACAGCCCAAAGCTCTGCTTAACGTCAGCAAAAA GAACAAAATAGTGCCGTGCGATCACATACCGGGTATGGACCTTAATAAATGGCTGGATCCTACATGTCACCTGGATAAGAAAGACCAACATGACCACGTGACGAAGAAGGACCAGCATAGCTATGACTGGAAGACTAATAGTTATAATCCAATGTGGGATGGAATTGGGTATGGGTATAAAAAGAAGTAG